In Nilaparvata lugens isolate BPH chromosome 5, ASM1435652v1, whole genome shotgun sequence, the following proteins share a genomic window:
- the LOC111046486 gene encoding gastrula zinc finger protein XlCGF57.1 isoform X3 — protein sequence MSSSDTFSRIPTLKLHRLEDLGFPISFSKESLSSKATDNLDDTRLEEELNKHDISHSDLDNNGDNKGLDASEDTYSEISSDNGVKSKTRLKSRSKYVKPVTCSICYRVLSSKYCLKKHMILHSTEKPHKCIICFKTFTQKQSLCKHMATHTGEKPHHCTVCKKSFLEKRVLLVHMRTHTKEKPFQCTICMARFAQSADKTKHILKHTKERPFQCTVCFKKFSLSGNLKIHMRTHTGQVKHQCPICLKWLSTKRALTIHLLTHNKEKQFQCTLCTQSFHQAGNLKMHMLTHTKQKQFQCGICDRKFTRSAHVKSHMRVHTKEKPYPCTFCEKRFSQTSAVKSHIRHIHTKEKPYQCTICGKSFSSSSARESHMHTHTGEKKYACTQCPTKLTFLSSLRIHMRIHNNEKPYKCSICTKSFSQNSNMRTHMKTHITDSDRRTHQCEICYKSYLTSSNLRVHYIVKHTLERHYECTFCDKKFPFMTLLNLHIRTHTKVKPYRCTICGKGFSGKGALNNHIRFHTQDKPYQCKICFKKFIQRGNLATHMLTHTREKTFQCTHCSKRFIHRGTLKYHIRKDHTKEKPYKCQICHMSFHFLSILKNHSRIHSQERSKLSVN from the exons ATGAGTTCATCTG ACACCTTTTCCCGAATCCCGACATTGAAACTTCATAGATTGGAGGATCTTGGATTCCCGATTTCTTTCTCAAAG GAGTCACTTAGCAGTAAAGCTACAGACAATCTTGATGATACCAGACTGGAAGAGGAACTAAACAAACATG ATATCAGCCACAGTGATCTGGATAATAATGGTGATAACAAGGGCCTGGATGCATCGGAAGACACCTATTCAGAGATTTCAAGTGACAATGGAGTGAAAAGTAAAACCAGACTAAAAAGTAGATCTAAATATGTAAAACCAGTTACATGCTCGATTTGTTATAGAGTTTTGTCTAGcaaatattgtttgaaaaaacATATGATATTACATTCCACGGAAAAACCGCATAAATgtataatttgtttcaaaacGTTCACACAAAAACAGTCATTGTGTAAACACATGGccacacatactggagaaaaaccccACCATTGTACAGTTTGTAAAAAATCATTCCTTGAAAAGCGTGTACTTCTAGTACATATGCGCACCCATACTAAAGAAAAACCGTTTCAATGTACAATTTGTATGGCACGTTTTGCTCAATCTGCAGATAAGACTAAGCATATACTCAAGCATACTAAAGAAAGGCCGTTTCAGTGTAcggtttgtttcaaaaaattctCTCTGtcaggaaatttgaaaatacacaTGAGAACCCACACTGGTCAAGTTAAACATCAATGCCCAATCTGTTTGAAATGGCTCTCAACAAAAAGAGCATTAACAATTCATTTGCTCACTCACAACAAGGAAAAACAATTCCAATGTACATTATGCACACAAAGTTTCCATCAGGCAGGCAATTTGAAAATGCATATGCTCACGCACACTAAACAGAAACAATTCCAGTGTGGAATTTGTGACAGAAAATTCACTCGGTCAGCTCATGTCAAGTCGCATATGCGCGTTCATACTAAAGAAAAGCCGTATCCGTGTACATTTTGTGAAAAACGTTTTTCACAGACATCTGCTGTGAAATCACATATTCGCCATATACATACTAAAGAAAAACCCTATCAATGTACAATATGTGGCAAATCATTTTCTAGTAGTAGTGCAAGGGAAAGTCACATGCATACACATACAGGTGAAAAAAAATATGCTTGTACACAGTGTCCCACTAAATTAACTTTTTTATCCAGTCTTAGAATTCATATGCGGATACACAATAATGAAAAGCCctataaatgttctatttgtacAAAATCATTCTCTCAGAATAGTAATATGAGAACACATATGAAAACACATATCACTGACAGTGATAGACGGACCCATCAATGTGAAATCTGCTATAAAAGTTACCTTACCTCTAGCAATTTAAGAGTCCATTATATTGTTAAGCATACTTTAGAGAGACATTATGAATGTACTTTTTGTGACAAAAAATTCCCGTTTATGACGCTATTGAACCTACATATACGCACTCATACTAAAGTGAAGCCATACAGATGCACGATTTGTGGTAAAGGTTTCTCTGGGAAAGGTGCGTTGAATAATCACATACGCTTCCATACACAAGACAAGCCTTACCAATGTAAGATCTGTTTCAAAAAATTCATCCAGAGAGGAAACCTTGCTACACATATGCTCACACACACCAGAGAAAAGACATTTCAATGCACACATTGCAGTAAAAGGTTCATACATCGCGGGACGTTGAAGTACCACATACGAAAAGACCATACAAAAGAAAAGCCATATAAATGTCAGATCTGTCACATGAGCTTCCATTTTTTGAGCATTCTAAAAAACCATTCACGCATCCATTCACAAGAACGGTCCAAACTATCAGTAAATTAA
- the LOC111046486 gene encoding gastrula zinc finger protein XlCGF57.1 isoform X2, producing the protein MSSSDTFSRIPTLKLHRLEDLGFPISFSKVNEESLSSKATDNLDDTRLEEELNKHDISHSDLDNNGDNKGLDASEDTYSEISSDNGVKSKTRLKSRSKYVKPVTCSICYRVLSSKYCLKKHMILHSTEKPHKCIICFKTFTQKQSLCKHMATHTGEKPHHCTVCKKSFLEKRVLLVHMRTHTKEKPFQCTICMARFAQSADKTKHILKHTKERPFQCTVCFKKFSLSGNLKIHMRTHTGQVKHQCPICLKWLSTKRALTIHLLTHNKEKQFQCTLCTQSFHQAGNLKMHMLTHTKQKQFQCGICDRKFTRSAHVKSHMRVHTKEKPYPCTFCEKRFSQTSAVKSHIRHIHTKEKPYQCTICGKSFSSSSARESHMHTHTGEKKYACTQCPTKLTFLSSLRIHMRIHNNEKPYKCSICTKSFSQNSNMRTHMKTHITDSDRRTHQCEICYKSYLTSSNLRVHYIVKHTLERHYECTFCDKKFPFMTLLNLHIRTHTKVKPYRCTICGKGFSGKGALNNHIRFHTQDKPYQCKICFKKFIQRGNLATHMLTHTREKTFQCTHCSKRFIHRGTLKYHIRKDHTKEKPYKCQICHMSFHFLSILKNHSRIHSQERSKLSVN; encoded by the exons ATGAGTTCATCTG ACACCTTTTCCCGAATCCCGACATTGAAACTTCATAGATTGGAGGATCTTGGATTCCCGATTTCTTTCTCAAAGGTGAATGAA GAGTCACTTAGCAGTAAAGCTACAGACAATCTTGATGATACCAGACTGGAAGAGGAACTAAACAAACATG ATATCAGCCACAGTGATCTGGATAATAATGGTGATAACAAGGGCCTGGATGCATCGGAAGACACCTATTCAGAGATTTCAAGTGACAATGGAGTGAAAAGTAAAACCAGACTAAAAAGTAGATCTAAATATGTAAAACCAGTTACATGCTCGATTTGTTATAGAGTTTTGTCTAGcaaatattgtttgaaaaaacATATGATATTACATTCCACGGAAAAACCGCATAAATgtataatttgtttcaaaacGTTCACACAAAAACAGTCATTGTGTAAACACATGGccacacatactggagaaaaaccccACCATTGTACAGTTTGTAAAAAATCATTCCTTGAAAAGCGTGTACTTCTAGTACATATGCGCACCCATACTAAAGAAAAACCGTTTCAATGTACAATTTGTATGGCACGTTTTGCTCAATCTGCAGATAAGACTAAGCATATACTCAAGCATACTAAAGAAAGGCCGTTTCAGTGTAcggtttgtttcaaaaaattctCTCTGtcaggaaatttgaaaatacacaTGAGAACCCACACTGGTCAAGTTAAACATCAATGCCCAATCTGTTTGAAATGGCTCTCAACAAAAAGAGCATTAACAATTCATTTGCTCACTCACAACAAGGAAAAACAATTCCAATGTACATTATGCACACAAAGTTTCCATCAGGCAGGCAATTTGAAAATGCATATGCTCACGCACACTAAACAGAAACAATTCCAGTGTGGAATTTGTGACAGAAAATTCACTCGGTCAGCTCATGTCAAGTCGCATATGCGCGTTCATACTAAAGAAAAGCCGTATCCGTGTACATTTTGTGAAAAACGTTTTTCACAGACATCTGCTGTGAAATCACATATTCGCCATATACATACTAAAGAAAAACCCTATCAATGTACAATATGTGGCAAATCATTTTCTAGTAGTAGTGCAAGGGAAAGTCACATGCATACACATACAGGTGAAAAAAAATATGCTTGTACACAGTGTCCCACTAAATTAACTTTTTTATCCAGTCTTAGAATTCATATGCGGATACACAATAATGAAAAGCCctataaatgttctatttgtacAAAATCATTCTCTCAGAATAGTAATATGAGAACACATATGAAAACACATATCACTGACAGTGATAGACGGACCCATCAATGTGAAATCTGCTATAAAAGTTACCTTACCTCTAGCAATTTAAGAGTCCATTATATTGTTAAGCATACTTTAGAGAGACATTATGAATGTACTTTTTGTGACAAAAAATTCCCGTTTATGACGCTATTGAACCTACATATACGCACTCATACTAAAGTGAAGCCATACAGATGCACGATTTGTGGTAAAGGTTTCTCTGGGAAAGGTGCGTTGAATAATCACATACGCTTCCATACACAAGACAAGCCTTACCAATGTAAGATCTGTTTCAAAAAATTCATCCAGAGAGGAAACCTTGCTACACATATGCTCACACACACCAGAGAAAAGACATTTCAATGCACACATTGCAGTAAAAGGTTCATACATCGCGGGACGTTGAAGTACCACATACGAAAAGACCATACAAAAGAAAAGCCATATAAATGTCAGATCTGTCACATGAGCTTCCATTTTTTGAGCATTCTAAAAAACCATTCACGCATCCATTCACAAGAACGGTCCAAACTATCAGTAAATTAA